A region of Streptomyces sp. NBC_01264 DNA encodes the following proteins:
- a CDS encoding sensor histidine kinase: protein MVDERARIARELHDVVTHHVTAMVVQADAAQFLLTSAPEKAGEGLAAVSDTGRLALTDLRHLLGVLEATGEGASRDLAGAGRAPAPGRLGDLVEQARRSGQPVEFIERGEPGPRGGDVELAAYRVVQEALTNAMKYASGKPTRVRVRQEDDRKEIVVTTDGPTAAPLARKSGREPGGRGLAGLRTRLRMLNGQLEAGPRPEGGFEVRATIPSDPLQE, encoded by the coding sequence ATGGTCGACGAACGGGCACGGATCGCTCGTGAGCTGCACGACGTGGTCACCCATCACGTGACGGCCATGGTGGTGCAGGCCGACGCGGCACAGTTCCTGCTCACGTCCGCGCCGGAGAAGGCCGGCGAAGGGCTGGCGGCCGTCAGCGACACCGGCCGCCTGGCGCTGACCGACCTGCGGCACCTGCTCGGCGTACTGGAGGCGACGGGCGAGGGCGCCTCCCGCGACCTCGCCGGTGCCGGGCGGGCGCCCGCTCCGGGCCGGTTGGGAGATCTGGTCGAGCAGGCCCGCAGATCCGGTCAGCCGGTCGAGTTCATCGAGCGGGGTGAGCCGGGACCCCGGGGTGGGGACGTGGAGCTGGCCGCGTACCGGGTGGTACAGGAGGCGCTCACCAACGCGATGAAGTACGCGTCGGGGAAGCCGACGCGGGTCCGGGTCCGGCAGGAGGACGACCGCAAGGAGATCGTGGTGACCACCGATGGCCCCACCGCGGCCCCACTCGCCCGGAAGTCCGGACGCGAACCGGGCGGTCGGGGGCTGGCCGGGTTGCGGACGCGTCTGCGGATGCTCAATGGTCAGCTGGAGGCCGGCCCTCGGCCCGAGGGCGGCTTCGAGGTCCGTGCCACCATCCCGTCCGATCCCCTTCAGGAGTGA